One part of the Polyangium spumosum genome encodes these proteins:
- a CDS encoding OmpA family protein, protein MRTRLSPRLLTLLGLASVSLVPTAALAQQSAADGAKEGEFSVQRFEAAPGSKNYLTVEGARMDAAMGFTAGVMVNYANKPFVVKSCRAQTDCSAPNATTEDVPVINDMFTADVLASLTPVPMVQIGLRLPVTYVSGSGIDLADGGPADGGLKAFGVGDATLEGKFRFFGDPKTSAVVLGGAVDVSAPLGTITAKDKYIGNSMPITAGGRLIFDGSFGPVSFGLNLRGVYRPEARLGSTVVGPFEFRYGAAVGYRVSPTVRVLAEGFGGTKFSSQNGTNSLEVDGAIQITPLSLPVAFTLGGGGGVLQGVGVPLFRALGGVAFVAEVGDEDGDGINDKDDKCPSIAEDKDGFEDDDGCLEDDNDQDKVPDLQDKCPLKPETINGLQDDDGCPDELPDKDKDGIGDADDKCPDDFGKMRVKEFYGCPDKDQDGIADKADGCPDQPEDTDGFADTDGCPDPDNDGDKINDELDECIEQPEVYNGFKDTDGCPDESPDSDKDGIPDEKDKCPQKPENLNGFEDMDGCPDKGPSLVQITEDDVKILQRVDFATNSDKIQGATSFAVLNAVASVLEIHKEIFLVEIAGHTDNVGKVEENRALSQKRAEAVVKYLVDKGIDKARLVAKGYGPDKPIGDNKFAAGRQKNRRVEFNILKSAKKTQAAPPP, encoded by the coding sequence ATGAGAACGCGACTATCGCCAAGGCTGCTCACACTTCTGGGACTTGCCTCCGTCTCGCTCGTACCGACCGCGGCGCTGGCCCAACAGTCCGCTGCGGATGGCGCGAAGGAGGGAGAGTTCTCCGTCCAGCGGTTCGAAGCCGCGCCGGGCTCGAAGAACTACCTCACGGTCGAGGGCGCCCGCATGGACGCCGCGATGGGCTTCACCGCGGGCGTGATGGTGAACTACGCGAACAAGCCGTTCGTGGTGAAGAGCTGCAGGGCCCAGACGGACTGCAGCGCGCCGAACGCGACGACCGAGGACGTCCCCGTGATCAACGACATGTTCACGGCCGACGTGCTGGCGTCGCTCACGCCGGTGCCGATGGTGCAGATCGGTCTGCGCCTGCCCGTGACGTACGTGAGCGGATCGGGCATCGACCTGGCAGACGGCGGCCCGGCCGACGGCGGGCTGAAGGCGTTCGGCGTGGGTGACGCGACGCTCGAAGGCAAGTTCCGCTTCTTCGGTGATCCGAAGACGAGCGCCGTGGTGCTCGGCGGCGCCGTCGACGTGTCCGCGCCGCTCGGGACGATCACGGCGAAGGACAAGTACATCGGCAACAGCATGCCGATCACGGCCGGCGGCCGGCTGATCTTCGACGGCTCGTTCGGCCCGGTCTCGTTCGGCTTGAACCTGCGCGGCGTCTACCGCCCGGAGGCGCGGCTCGGCTCGACGGTCGTGGGTCCCTTCGAGTTCCGCTACGGCGCTGCGGTCGGCTACCGCGTGAGCCCGACGGTCCGGGTGCTCGCCGAAGGGTTCGGCGGGACGAAGTTCAGCTCGCAGAACGGGACGAACTCGCTCGAGGTCGACGGCGCCATCCAGATCACGCCGCTCTCGTTGCCTGTCGCGTTCACGCTGGGCGGCGGCGGCGGCGTGCTGCAAGGCGTGGGCGTGCCGCTCTTCCGCGCGCTCGGCGGCGTGGCCTTCGTGGCCGAGGTCGGCGACGAGGACGGCGACGGCATCAACGACAAGGACGACAAGTGTCCGTCGATCGCCGAGGACAAGGACGGCTTCGAAGACGACGACGGCTGCCTCGAGGACGACAACGATCAGGACAAGGTCCCGGACCTCCAGGACAAGTGTCCGCTGAAGCCGGAGACGATCAACGGCCTGCAAGACGACGACGGCTGTCCCGACGAGCTGCCGGACAAGGACAAGGACGGCATCGGCGACGCCGACGACAAGTGCCCGGACGACTTCGGCAAGATGCGCGTGAAGGAGTTCTACGGCTGTCCGGACAAGGACCAGGACGGCATCGCCGACAAGGCCGACGGCTGCCCCGATCAACCGGAAGACACGGACGGCTTCGCCGACACCGATGGCTGCCCGGATCCGGACAACGACGGCGACAAGATCAACGACGAGCTCGACGAGTGCATCGAGCAGCCCGAGGTCTACAACGGCTTCAAGGACACGGACGGCTGCCCCGACGAGTCGCCGGACTCGGACAAGGACGGCATCCCGGACGAGAAGGACAAGTGCCCGCAGAAGCCGGAGAACCTCAACGGCTTCGAGGACATGGACGGCTGCCCGGACAAGGGCCCGTCGCTCGTCCAGATCACGGAGGACGACGTCAAGATCCTCCAGCGCGTCGACTTCGCGACCAACAGCGACAAGATCCAGGGCGCGACGAGCTTCGCCGTGCTCAACGCGGTGGCGAGCGTGCTCGAGATCCACAAGGAGATCTTCCTCGTGGAGATCGCAGGCCACACGGACAACGTGGGCAAGGTCGAGGAGAACCGCGCTCTGTCGCAGAAGCGCGCCGAGGCCGTGGTCAAGTACCTGGTCGACAAGGGCATCGACAAGGCGAGGCTCGTGGCGAAGGGCTACGGGCCCGACAAGCCGATCGGCGACAACAAGTTCGCTGCCGGCCGCCAGAAGAACCGCCGCGTCGAGTTCAACATCCTGAAGTCGGCGAAGAAGACCCAGGCGGCCCCGCCTCCGTGA